In the genome of Raphanus sativus cultivar WK10039 chromosome 4, ASM80110v3, whole genome shotgun sequence, one region contains:
- the LOC130510782 gene encoding uncharacterized protein LOC130510782 isoform X1, producing the protein MGVDYYKLLQVDRSASDDDLKKAYRKLAMKWHPDKNPTNKKEAEAKFKQISEAYDVLSDPQKRAVYDQYGEEGLKGNVPPPNATGGGGASYFSTGFNPRSADDIFAEFFGFSTPFGGGGGGGGGGGSSHHNHHHHHHHHQAAPRKVAPIENKLPCSLEDLYKGTTKKMKISREILDVSGRATQTEEILTIGVKPGWKKGTKITFPEKGNEHPGVIPADLVFIIDEKPHPVFARDGNDLIVTQKISLAEALTGYTVNLTTLDGRTLTIPVTNVIHPEYEEVVPKEGMPLQKDQTKKGNLRIKFSIKFPARLTTEQKSGFKKLLG; encoded by the exons ATGGGTGTGGATTACTACAAGCTTCTACAGGTCGATAGAAGCGCCAGCGACGATGACCTCAAGAAAGCTTACAGAAAGCTCGCCATGAAATGGCATCCCGACAAGAACCCCACCAACAAAAAAGAAGCCGAAGCTAAATTCAAACAGATCTCCGAAGCCTACGAT GTTCTTAGCGATCCTCAGAAGAGAGCGGTGTACGATCAGTATGGTGAGGAAGGTTTAAAAGGGAACGTTCCACCTCCTAATGCTACTGGTGGTGGTGGAGCTTCCTACTTCTCCACAGGATTCAACCCTAGAAGTGCTGATGATATATTCGCTGAGTTTTTCGGTTTCTCGACTCCCtttggtggaggaggaggaggaggtggtggtggtggatcaAGTcaccacaaccaccaccaccatcatcatcatcatcaggcTGCACCTAGGAAAGTGGCTCCTATAGAGAACAAGCTCCCTTGTAGCCTTGAAGATCTCTACAAAGGAACCACCAAGAAGATGAAGATCTCAAGAGAGATTCTAGATGTCAGCGG CAGAGCGACGCAAACGGAAGAGATACTAACCATCGGAGTGAAACCAGGATGGAAGAAAGGCACCAAGATCACATTCCCTGAGAAAGGCAACGAGCATCCCGGAGTGATTCCTGCTGATCTCGTCTTCATCATCGACGAGAAGCCGCACCCGGTGTTCGCACGTGACGGCAACGACCTGATCGTCACGCAGAAGATCTCCCTAGCTGAGGCCTTAACAGGCTACACCGTGAACCTAACTACTCTTGACGGCCGAACGCTTACGATCCCAGTCACTAACGTGATCCATCCGGAGTACGAAGAGGTTGTGCCTAAAGAAGGAATGCCACTTCAGAAAGATCAGACAAAGAAAGGCAACTTGAGGATCAAGTTCAGCATCAAGTTCCCAGCGAGGTTAACTACAGAACAGAAGTCTGGTTtcaagaagcttcttgggtgA
- the LOC108855052 gene encoding PAMP-induced secreted peptide 1-like, protein MRRSSWSTILIVVMMVSLLVLEHLVVPAAAGRVLMEKPGEERATVMSVEKMKSTVGSWFQRLASGPSPRGRGH, encoded by the coding sequence ATGAGGAGATCTAGCTGGTCTACTATTTTGATCGTGGTGATGATGGTATCGTTGTTGGTGTTAGAACACCTCGTGGTTCCTGCCGCGGCCGGGAGGGTTCTGATGGAGAAGCCGGGAGAGGAAAGAGCGACGGTGATGAGTGTTGAGAAGATGAAGTCGACGGTGGGTTCCTGGTTTCAGCGTTTGGCTTCAGGTCCTAGTCCAAGAGGTCGTGGCcattaa
- the LOC130510782 gene encoding uncharacterized protein LOC130510782 isoform X2, with the protein MGVDYYKLLQVDRSASDDDLKKAYRKLAMKWHPDKNPTNKKEAEAKFKQISEAYDVLSDPQKRAVYDQYGEEGLKGNVPPPNATGGGGASYFSTGFNPRSADDIFAEFFGFSTPFGGGGGGGGGGGSSHHNHHHHHHHHQAAPRKVAPIENKLPCSLEDLYKGTTKKMKISREILDVSGATQTEEILTIGVKPGWKKGTKITFPEKGNEHPGVIPADLVFIIDEKPHPVFARDGNDLIVTQKISLAEALTGYTVNLTTLDGRTLTIPVTNVIHPEYEEVVPKEGMPLQKDQTKKGNLRIKFSIKFPARLTTEQKSGFKKLLG; encoded by the exons ATGGGTGTGGATTACTACAAGCTTCTACAGGTCGATAGAAGCGCCAGCGACGATGACCTCAAGAAAGCTTACAGAAAGCTCGCCATGAAATGGCATCCCGACAAGAACCCCACCAACAAAAAAGAAGCCGAAGCTAAATTCAAACAGATCTCCGAAGCCTACGAT GTTCTTAGCGATCCTCAGAAGAGAGCGGTGTACGATCAGTATGGTGAGGAAGGTTTAAAAGGGAACGTTCCACCTCCTAATGCTACTGGTGGTGGTGGAGCTTCCTACTTCTCCACAGGATTCAACCCTAGAAGTGCTGATGATATATTCGCTGAGTTTTTCGGTTTCTCGACTCCCtttggtggaggaggaggaggaggtggtggtggtggatcaAGTcaccacaaccaccaccaccatcatcatcatcatcaggcTGCACCTAGGAAAGTGGCTCCTATAGAGAACAAGCTCCCTTGTAGCCTTGAAGATCTCTACAAAGGAACCACCAAGAAGATGAAGATCTCAAGAGAGATTCTAGATGTCAGCGG AGCGACGCAAACGGAAGAGATACTAACCATCGGAGTGAAACCAGGATGGAAGAAAGGCACCAAGATCACATTCCCTGAGAAAGGCAACGAGCATCCCGGAGTGATTCCTGCTGATCTCGTCTTCATCATCGACGAGAAGCCGCACCCGGTGTTCGCACGTGACGGCAACGACCTGATCGTCACGCAGAAGATCTCCCTAGCTGAGGCCTTAACAGGCTACACCGTGAACCTAACTACTCTTGACGGCCGAACGCTTACGATCCCAGTCACTAACGTGATCCATCCGGAGTACGAAGAGGTTGTGCCTAAAGAAGGAATGCCACTTCAGAAAGATCAGACAAAGAAAGGCAACTTGAGGATCAAGTTCAGCATCAAGTTCCCAGCGAGGTTAACTACAGAACAGAAGTCTGGTTtcaagaagcttcttgggtgA
- the LOC108855051 gene encoding 26S proteasome non-ATPase regulatory subunit 2 homolog B, which produces MAPGPDPNSVGDGAKRDEATTKVPSKDPKKKDDKKEEDLSEEDLQLKQNLELYVERVQDPNPELQKAALESMRQEIRASTSSMTSVPKPLKFLRPHYGTLKEFHKNMAESDLKKLLADILSVLALTMSAEGERESLGYRLTGSEGDIGSWGHEYVRNLAGEIAEEYTVRQGEESSIEDLMDLVQQIVAFHMKHNAETEAVDLLMDVEDLDLLLEHVDRTNFRRTCNYLTSAAKYLPGPDDMLVLDIAYMIYIKFEEYPNALQIALFLDNMQYVKQVFTSCTDLLRKKQFCYMISRHGITFELDPEMVENDVDREMLQDIVNNTKLSEGYLTLARDIEVMEAKTPEDIYKAHLLDGRASSGPSADSARQNLAATFVNAFVNAGFGQDKLMTVPSDSTSGSAGNWLFKNKEHGKTSAAASLGMILLWDVDAGLTHLDKYFHTNDNPIIAGALLGVGIVNCGIKNDCDPALALLGEYIDKEDSSVRIGAIMGLGIAYAGSQNDQIKSSLSPILNDAKAPLDVIAFAALSLGMIYVGSCNEEVAQSIIFALMDRSEAELGEALTRFLPLGLGLLYLGKQESVEATAEVSKTFNEKIRKYCDMTLLSCAYAGTGNVLKVQDLLAQCGEHLEKGDNHQGPAVLGLAMVAMSEELGLDMAIRSLERVLQYGEQNVRRAVPLALGLLCISNPKVTVMDTLSRLSHDTDSEVAMSAIISLGLIGAGTNNARIAGMLRNLSSYYYKDASLLFCVRIAQGLVHMGKGLLTLSPFHSERLLLSPTALAGIVTLLHACLDMKSIILGKYHYVLYFLVLAMQPRMMLTVDENLKPISVPVRVGQAVDVVGQAGRPKTITGFQTHSTPVLLAAGERAELATDKYIPLSPILEGFIILKENPDYREE; this is translated from the exons ATGGCTCCAGGTCCAGATCCGAACAGCGTTGGTGATGGTGCGAAGCGAGATGAAGCTACGACTAAGGTTCCTTCCAAGGAtccaaagaagaaggatgaTAAGAAGGAAGAGGATCtg TCGGAAGAGGACTTGCAACTGAAGCAGAACCTGGAGCTCTATGTTGAGAGGGTTCAAGACCCTAATCCTGAACTGCAGAAGGCTGCTCTCGAAAGCATGAG GCAGGAGATCCGTGCCTCAACAAGCTCCATGACGTCGGTTCCAAAACCCCTCAAGTTTCTCCGTCCTCACTATGGAACTCTTAAGGAGTTTCATAAAAATATGGCCGAGTCCGATCTCAAG AAATTGCTGGCTGATATTCTGTCTGTCTTGGCACTGACCATGTCTGCTGAGGGTGAAAGG GAAAGCTTAGGATATAGGCTGACTGGATCAGAGGGTGACATCGGATCGTGGGGTCACGAGTATGTCAGGAATTTGGCTGGAGAGATTGCAGAAGAGTACACAGTTCGTCAG GGTGAGGAGTCTTCTATTGAGGACTTAATGGATCTTGTGCAGCAAATTGTTGCTTTTCACATGAAG CATAATGCAGAAACTGAAGCTGTTGACCTCTTAATGGATGTTGAGGATCTTGATCTCTTACTTGAGCATGTTGACCGCACTAATTTCAGGAGGACGTGCAACTATCTCACGAGTGCAGCCAA GTACCTTCCAGGACCGGATGACATGCTGGTTTTAGATATTGCTTACATGATCTACATTAAGTTTGAAGAATATCCAAACGCTCTGCAGATTGCACTGTTTCTTGATAACATGCAG TATGTGAAGCAAGTATTTACCTCATGCACTGATCTGCTAAGAAAGAAACAGTTCTGCTACATGATATCACGTCAT GGCATCACCTTTGAGCTTGACCCTGAGATGGTTGAAAATGATGTTGACAGAGAAATGTTACAGGATATTGTTAATAACACTAAGTTAAGCGAAGGATATCTGACGCTTGCAAGGGATATTGAGGTCATGGAGGCCAAGACCCCTGAAGACATCTACAAG GCTCACTTGCTTGATGGCAGGGCTAGCTCTGGTCCAAGTGCGGACTCCGCTAGACAAAATCTGGCTGCCACTTTTGTGAATGCATTTGTAAATGCTGGTTTTGGCCAG GACAAATTAATGACAGTGCCATCAGATTCGACCAGTGGATCTGCTGGAAACTGGCTCttcaaaaacaaagaacatGGCAAGACCAGTGCAGCTGCTAGTCTG GGTATGATTCTATTGTGGGATGTGGACGCTGGACTTACTCATCTCGACAAATATTTCCATACCAATGATAATCCAATCATCGCTGGAGCTCTTCTAGGTGTTGGGATTGTTAACTGCGGCATTAAGAATGATTGTGATCCT GCATTGGCCCTTCTTGGAGAATATATTGACAAAGAGGATTCATCTGTTCGAATCGGTGCTATTATGGGTCTCGGGATTGCATATGCGGGCTCCCAAAATGATCAG ATAAAAAGCAGTTTGTCTCCAATACTAAATGATGCAAAAGCACCTCTCGATGTGATTGCATTTGCTGCACTCAGTTTGGGGATGATTTATGTCGGTTCGTGTAACGAAGAGGTTGCACAGTCCATCATATTTGCTTTGATGGATCGGAGTGAGGCAGAACTCGGTGAAGCCCTCACTCGTTTCTTGCCTCTTGGACTTGGACTTTTGTACCTTGGCAAACAG GAAAGTGTGGAGGCTACCGCAGAGGTTTCAAAGACATTCAATGAGAAAATCAGAAAGTATTGTGACATGACACTTCTTTCTTGTGCGTATGCTGGAACTGGGAATGTCCTTAAG GTCCAAGACCTTCTGGCTCAGTGTGGAGAGCATCTGGAGAAAGGTGATAACCACCAGGGTCCAGCTGTGCTTGGATTAGCGATGGTTGCTATGTCTGAAGAATTGGGTCTTGATATGGCGATCCGTTCTCTCGAGCGCGTGCTACAGTATGGAGAACAGAACGTTCGTCGAGCGGTGCCTTTGGCCCTTGGTCTCCTATGTATATCAAACCCAAAG GTGACTGTTATGGACACCTTGAGCCGGCTTAGCCATGACACAGATTCGGAAGTTGCCATG TCAGCAATTATCTCCCTTGGTTTGATCGGCGCTGGAACTAACAACGCAAGGATTGCCGGCATGCTTAGAAACCTCTCCAGCTATTATTACAAGGATGCCAGCCTTCTCTTCTGT GTGCGTATTGCTCAAGGGCTGGTGCATATGGGAAAGGGTCTCTTAACTCTTAGCCCCTTCCACTCCGAAAGGCTCTTGCTATCTCC AACCGCGCTTGCTGGTATAGTAACGTTGTTGCATGCATGCCTTGACATGAAATCCATCATACTGGGGAAATACCATTATGTGCTCTACTTCCTCGTTCTGGCGATGCAG CCAAGGATGATGCTGACGGTGGATGAGAACCTGAAGCCCATCTCCGTGCCAGTGCGGGTGGGACAAGCGGTTGATGTGGTTGGACAGGCAGGTCGACCCAAGACAATCACTGGGTTCCAAACGCACTCAACACCAGTTCTCCTTGCTGCTGGGGAGAGAGCTGAGCTCGCAACTGACAA GTACATTCCGTTGTCTCCCATACTGGAAGGTTTCATCATATTGAAAGAAAATCCAGACTATAGAGAGGAGTGA
- the LOC108851501 gene encoding uncharacterized protein LOC108851501, with the protein MCLEFVYHEEKTELGRQQAPGVCPYCGGKVAAVDTETKWLFCFLPLCFKVKRKYSCSSCDRRLVLYY; encoded by the coding sequence atgtGTTTGGAGTTTGTGTATCACGAGGAGAAGACAGAGCTTGGTCGCCAACAAGCACCGGGTGTGTGTCCATACTGCGGCGGAAAAGTGGCGGCGGTAGATACTGAGACGAAGTGGTTGTTCTGTTTCTTACCACTCTGTTTCAAGGTCAAACGCAAGTACTCTTGTTCCTCCTGTGATCGTCGTCTCGTCTTGTATTATTGA
- the LOC130494326 gene encoding protein DMP7-like, with protein MAETQHLLIASLPEAPRKPKSKVQKVARKAFKGTAHLSNLLPTGSVMGFQIMCPVLTHQGQCPTVASRWLTCFLVFVCAVSCFLLSFTDSFRDPRGKVRYGLATPSGLMVMDGTIALTEEEKEKYKLRFIDFMHAIMSMLVFFAISMFDQNVIRCLFPVPSEDTKELLTGLPFIIGVVCGGFFLVFPTRRHGIGSPLTKE; from the exons aTGGCGGAAACGCAGCACTTGTTGATAGCGTCGTTACCAGAGGCACCAAGAAAACCAAAGTCGAAAGTACAGAAAGTGGCGAGGAAAGCATTCAAAGGAACAGCTCATCTCTCGAATCTCCTCCCCACCGGTTCTGTAATGGGTTTTCAAATAATGTGCCCTGTCCTAACCCATCAGGGTCAGTGTCCAACCGTCGCTAGCCGCTGGCTCACCTGCTTTCTCGTCTTCGTCTGCGCCGTCTCTTGCTTCCTCCTTTCCTTCACCGACTCCTTTAGAGACCCACGCGGCAAG GTCAGGTACGGATTAGCGACGCCTAGTGGTTTAATGGTGATGGATGGAACGATCGCTCTAACTGAGGAAGAGAAGGAAAAATATAAGCTAAGGTTTATTGATTTCATGCATGCAATCATGTCAATGCTCGTCTTCTTTGCAATCTCCATGTTCGATCAGAACGTGATCCGTTGCTTGTTCCCTGTTCCTTCCGAAGACACCAAGGAGCTCCTCACCGGTTTGCCTTTCATCATCGGCGTTGTTTGCGGCGGCTTCTTCCTCGTGTTCCCCACGCGCCGTCACGGCATTGGATCTCCCCTTACTAAAGAATAG